The following proteins are co-located in the Desulfurococcus amylolyticus Z-533 genome:
- the fba gene encoding class I fructose-bisphosphate aldolase yields MMSYSIAGKELRLKRLLPSGRGVVFAFDHGVEHGPSDFPREYINPRTIIGKIIEAGVDAVMMLPATAFMTRDLWIGKTSLIVKITSKTNLRPENERLLQSIFGYVEDAVALGAEAVAATVYWGSQYEDAMLRQWFEVKRLAEKYGYPSLQLSYPRGPAIKNMYDVEIVKYGVRAAIESGADLIKTYYTGSLESFREVVEAASGIPVLMSGGAVRERFIDFLRDVENVIRAGGRGVVVGRNVFRHKNPGGAIRAIMKVVHEEMPPEEAIKYAE; encoded by the coding sequence ATGATGAGTTATAGTATAGCTGGGAAGGAGCTCAGACTTAAGAGATTGCTACCTAGTGGAAGAGGAGTAGTATTCGCATTCGACCACGGTGTTGAACACGGGCCCAGCGACTTTCCCCGTGAATACATCAATCCAAGGACAATAATAGGTAAAATCATTGAGGCAGGTGTGGATGCTGTAATGATGCTCCCGGCAACAGCGTTCATGACTAGGGATCTATGGATTGGGAAAACCAGTCTAATAGTCAAGATAACCAGTAAAACCAATCTAAGGCCGGAGAATGAGAGACTACTTCAAAGTATTTTTGGATACGTGGAAGACGCTGTGGCACTAGGAGCTGAAGCAGTTGCCGCCACAGTGTACTGGGGCAGTCAATACGAGGACGCCATGCTGAGGCAATGGTTCGAAGTAAAGAGGCTTGCCGAGAAATACGGCTACCCCAGTCTCCAGCTGTCTTATCCAAGGGGGCCAGCGATAAAGAACATGTATGATGTTGAAATAGTCAAATACGGTGTGAGAGCTGCTATCGAGAGCGGGGCAGACTTAATCAAGACGTACTACACGGGTAGCCTGGAGTCATTTAGAGAAGTAGTTGAGGCTGCATCAGGTATACCAGTATTAATGAGCGGTGGAGCTGTCAGGGAGAGATTCATAGACTTCCTCAGAGATGTTGAAAACGTTATAAGAGCCGGTGGTAGAGGAGTAGTAGTTGGAAGAAACGTTTTCAGGCATAAGAACCCAGGCGGTGCCATAAGAGCGATAATGAAGGTCGTACACGAGGAAATGCCGCCCGAAGAAGCTATCAAATACGCTGAGTAA
- a CDS encoding carbohydrate kinase family protein, with product MVNKSIDVVTVGHALVDIRIVVNEFPTIDLESKVLNQSWGSGGSAVNVAIGVRRLGMKSSLIARVGFDSFGRIIVDELLREGVDISGLRIGFTQTGFTIVAINNRGEIMMYGYKGAAEELVPDDISEYAISRARWMHIASLRLDTTIRAIELARKHGLTISWDPGRVLASQGLSNLKDVVANVDYIMLNEKEARLMTGIDDYREAAKVIANETSAVILLKRGSKGVYVLSKEYTGEIPAYLVENVIDTTGAGDAFASGFITGILRGYMLRKAVQYGNAVAALKIKKLGSHQVPQHDEAVEFIWEREQG from the coding sequence ATGGTGAATAAAAGTATTGATGTAGTGACAGTAGGACACGCACTAGTCGACATACGGATAGTTGTGAACGAGTTCCCAACGATAGACTTGGAGAGCAAGGTGTTAAATCAGTCATGGGGTTCCGGAGGCTCGGCGGTAAATGTGGCTATAGGTGTGAGAAGGCTGGGCATGAAGTCCTCCCTGATAGCTAGGGTAGGCTTCGACAGCTTCGGTAGGATAATCGTCGATGAATTACTCAGGGAGGGAGTCGACATAAGTGGGCTTAGAATAGGTTTCACGCAGACAGGCTTTACTATAGTCGCTATAAATAATAGAGGGGAAATCATGATGTACGGGTATAAGGGGGCAGCGGAAGAACTAGTGCCAGACGACATCAGTGAATATGCTATATCAAGAGCTAGATGGATGCATATAGCTAGCCTTAGGCTAGATACCACCATAAGGGCTATTGAGCTAGCTAGGAAACATGGTCTAACAATTTCATGGGATCCTGGCAGGGTACTCGCTTCACAGGGACTTAGCAACTTAAAGGATGTAGTGGCTAATGTAGACTACATCATGCTTAACGAGAAGGAGGCGAGATTAATGACGGGAATAGACGACTATAGAGAAGCTGCTAAGGTGATAGCTAATGAAACCAGTGCAGTAATATTATTGAAGAGGGGGAGTAAAGGAGTATATGTCCTCTCAAAAGAATACACTGGTGAAATACCTGCTTATCTCGTGGAAAACGTTATAGACACCACCGGTGCAGGTGATGCTTTTGCTTCTGGCTTCATAACAGGAATACTACGTGGATACATGTTAAGAAAAGCCGTTCAATATGGTAACGCTGTCGCCGCATTGAAGATAAAGAAACTGGGATCGCACCAAGTCCCTCAGCATGATGAAGCAGTAGAGTTCATATGGGAGAGAGAGCAGGGTTAA
- a CDS encoding BMP family ABC transporter substrate-binding protein, whose translation MKTNILIAVFVILIIIAGAAGFFIGQSTAPAQVQKQYTPPDRIKAAWIYVGPVGDAGWSYMHDIGRKYVETLYSGWLETTYVESVSEDQLLGTIDRLVANGYTVIFTTSFEFMDKTIEAAKKYPNVMFFHCSGYKRAPNVGTYFADLYQVYYLNGLMAGALTRTGQVGYVAAYLIPEVVRHLNAFAIGAKEVGDALGKDIKVHVIEIGAWYDPTKARQAADTLKTQYNVDVLAFTEDSTAIVEYGEANGVYVFSHYGPMLKYGPNYVVSGQIVRWEIIYADILAKIKAGIYRPDNLDKVDYWYLLSSGAVDLGADIAPDGSIVMINPKYIDILKSIQVKDKLTGENLSVYDLVMRRYWQMKGAFTIVPLEETALTHVYENLSSITIDWGGRIGTKPYPIAPVFDPFTGPFTAYCLYTPDKATSTYCKGMSQGAQISFPQGYIAGHDDLWNMDYLVSWVIKH comes from the coding sequence ATGAAGACAAATATCCTGATCGCGGTCTTCGTAATCCTAATAATAATAGCTGGTGCAGCAGGATTCTTCATAGGGCAATCCACGGCTCCAGCACAGGTTCAAAAACAATATACACCACCAGATAGGATAAAGGCTGCATGGATCTATGTTGGACCGGTTGGAGATGCTGGATGGTCCTACATGCATGACATAGGCAGGAAATACGTAGAGACATTATACAGTGGTTGGCTTGAGACAACATATGTTGAATCCGTTTCAGAGGATCAGTTGCTTGGAACAATAGATAGATTAGTTGCCAACGGGTACACGGTGATCTTCACGACATCCTTCGAATTCATGGATAAGACCATCGAAGCCGCTAAGAAGTATCCGAATGTAATGTTCTTCCACTGCTCCGGGTATAAGAGGGCCCCCAATGTAGGTACCTACTTCGCAGACCTATATCAGGTCTACTACTTAAATGGATTAATGGCAGGCGCCCTTACTAGAACAGGCCAGGTAGGTTATGTCGCGGCGTATTTAATACCTGAGGTTGTGAGACACCTAAACGCGTTTGCTATAGGTGCCAAGGAAGTAGGTGATGCACTGGGTAAGGATATCAAAGTGCATGTGATAGAGATAGGTGCATGGTATGATCCTACAAAGGCTAGGCAGGCTGCGGACACGTTGAAGACGCAGTACAATGTGGATGTACTTGCATTCACAGAGGACTCTACGGCTATTGTAGAGTATGGTGAGGCAAATGGTGTATACGTCTTCAGTCACTACGGCCCCATGTTGAAGTACGGGCCCAACTATGTTGTGAGTGGTCAGATCGTTAGGTGGGAAATAATATATGCTGACATACTAGCCAAGATAAAGGCTGGGATATATAGGCCGGATAACTTGGATAAGGTTGACTACTGGTATCTGTTGAGCTCTGGCGCGGTGGATCTAGGCGCCGATATCGCTCCTGATGGCAGTATAGTAATGATAAATCCAAAGTACATCGATATCTTAAAGAGCATACAGGTGAAAGATAAGTTAACTGGTGAAAATCTCAGCGTATACGATCTAGTTATGAGGAGATACTGGCAGATGAAAGGTGCCTTCACAATAGTACCATTGGAGGAAACAGCCTTAACACATGTATATGAAAACCTATCCTCTATAACCATTGACTGGGGTGGTAGGATAGGTACTAAACCATACCCGATAGCACCGGTATTCGACCCGTTCACAGGGCCATTCACAGCATACTGTCTATACACACCCGATAAGGCCACATCTACGTATTGTAAAGGTATGTCACAGGGTGCACAAATATCATTCCCACAGGGATATATTGCTGGACACGATGATTTATGGAACATGGATTACCTAGTATCATGGGTCATTAAACACTAA
- a CDS encoding threonine synthase: MYVRELKCSRCGRRLLLSEKPLTCPSKDLGRLDIVYDYEAIAESINRDILSQRSFNMWRYMEFLPVPSRDYIVSLGEGGTPLLKARRLGEKLGLRNLYLKDETRNPTGSFKDRAMSVSVSMAVYFGFKKAVIASSGNAAASLAAYGAKAGIEVYAFVPDFAGYGKIAQLLYYGAKVFKVRWSEAEDPTVKMMRILYEEHGFYPSPSFGVFNPYQVEGPKTISMEIVEQLKWMVPDQVFVPTGAASLLTGVFNGFRDFNMVGWINRYPKLVAVQPEGNHPFVRAWRERVDPMNIRPWEKPPDTIATGLEDTYPWDGDAGLKALYTTNGYGVVVSDKEILDSMKMLASLEGVFAEPSGAAGLAGLIKAIEEKQVDRDEVIVVLVTGHGLKDPDIIRKTAGEPPLINPNVEEFRKAARKFYGVLA; encoded by the coding sequence TTGTATGTAAGAGAATTGAAGTGTAGTAGGTGTGGTAGAAGACTACTTCTAAGCGAGAAACCATTGACATGCCCCAGCAAGGATCTGGGTAGGCTAGATATAGTGTATGACTATGAAGCGATAGCTGAGAGCATTAATAGAGATATTCTCTCACAAAGATCATTCAACATGTGGAGATACATGGAATTCCTCCCAGTGCCAAGCAGAGACTATATTGTCTCACTTGGTGAAGGGGGTACCCCCCTACTAAAGGCGAGGAGACTTGGAGAGAAGTTGGGCCTGAGAAACCTGTATCTTAAGGATGAAACAAGGAACCCAACTGGGAGCTTTAAGGATAGAGCAATGAGCGTGTCTGTGTCCATGGCCGTGTACTTCGGCTTCAAGAAGGCAGTGATCGCTAGCAGTGGTAATGCAGCCGCATCTCTAGCAGCCTATGGGGCTAAAGCCGGTATAGAAGTCTATGCATTTGTCCCTGATTTCGCTGGCTATGGTAAAATAGCCCAGTTACTCTATTATGGAGCCAAAGTATTTAAGGTTAGATGGAGTGAAGCAGAGGATCCCACGGTTAAAATGATGCGTATCCTCTATGAGGAACACGGCTTCTATCCGAGTCCAAGCTTCGGCGTCTTCAACCCATACCAGGTGGAGGGACCTAAGACCATCTCTATGGAAATAGTAGAGCAATTGAAATGGATGGTTCCGGATCAAGTTTTTGTACCAACCGGTGCAGCCAGCCTATTAACCGGGGTCTTCAACGGGTTCAGGGACTTCAATATGGTTGGATGGATAAACCGGTATCCTAAGCTAGTAGCTGTACAGCCCGAGGGAAATCACCCCTTTGTAAGGGCTTGGAGAGAAAGGGTTGATCCGATGAATATACGTCCCTGGGAGAAGCCGCCGGATACAATAGCTACCGGGCTAGAAGACACTTATCCATGGGATGGCGATGCCGGATTAAAGGCCTTATACACCACCAATGGTTACGGTGTAGTTGTAAGCGATAAGGAAATACTGGATTCAATGAAGATGCTGGCTAGTCTTGAAGGCGTATTCGCTGAGCCAAGTGGTGCAGCCGGTTTAGCCGGCCTAATAAAGGCTATTGAGGAGAAACAGGTGGATAGGGATGAAGTAATCGTGGTACTAGTCACAGGACACGGCCTAAAGGATCCTGATATAATTAGGAAAACAGCCGGGGAACCCCCATTAATAAACCCAAATGTTGAGGAATTCAGGAAGGCTGCCCGCAAATTCTATGGTGTTTTAGCCTAG
- a CDS encoding COG2426 family protein, translating to MNPTIVFWTIILGLAPVSEVRGAIPFFLVASKGDIYSLVYGFLIATLSNMCIPFIAFPLFDLLDNLVKKPWIPLLVKRAYGYLRKLGERKALSIKRSSYIALMVFVAIPLPVTGAWTGSLVAYILGLDRRRSIIAINTGVLVASVIVFAAAYLGIELLRRIFML from the coding sequence ATGAATCCAACCATAGTATTCTGGACAATAATACTAGGCTTAGCCCCTGTGAGCGAGGTACGTGGCGCCATACCGTTTTTCTTGGTGGCCTCCAAGGGAGATATCTACTCGCTAGTATATGGTTTTCTAATAGCTACTCTATCAAACATGTGTATTCCATTCATAGCATTCCCATTGTTCGACCTACTTGATAACCTGGTTAAAAAACCGTGGATACCCTTACTTGTTAAGAGGGCATACGGGTACTTGAGGAAACTTGGGGAAAGGAAAGCCCTCAGCATTAAGAGGAGCTCCTATATTGCACTAATGGTTTTCGTTGCTATACCGCTTCCAGTAACAGGTGCTTGGACAGGTAGTTTAGTGGCATATATACTTGGGCTTGATAGAAGAAGATCCATTATAGCCATTAACACCGGTGTCCTAGTGGCCTCAGTAATAGTCTTTGCAGCCGCCTATCTAGGGATTGAATTATTAAGGCGGATCTTCATGCTTTAA
- a CDS encoding DNA repair exonuclease codes for MMIIHTGDLHLGCSLSRESPLARFYIDVLKELVEKAIREKAVVLISGDFFDHYDVSYSLMIEVARYLRQLRDNNIEVVVVPGNHDNARSGRGVLDLFNEAGLIKLARYEEIGGHLLLYPLRINDYDFYGVPGFRNQAESKYIKENRVKFVKKNNENNVIILAHVSVEFAGFRPRDYNRQYGMIDVVENELWRIMPSGIKYVALGHIHIPIPQERKFKSNIAYPGAPIGMNIEDLRETALLERKGVRRRFLMVDLEGDLPLVEAVELESSPKIMYEKASYISIDELRKHISSIVKDGADYHGFIFEAKVEGLKDEQVNELRSFIQEIQRSYNKLVYLRLPEVSGVENVFAGYDIHQVDTGSLSIEEIEEKILNEYAGKLGLRIPIEKIKEILRLLYEEKGERGRYYYKELYEKIKSILQESYKGG; via the coding sequence ATGATGATTATTCATACAGGAGACCTGCACTTAGGGTGCTCACTTTCCAGGGAGAGCCCCCTCGCCAGATTCTACATAGATGTTCTAAAGGAGCTAGTGGAGAAAGCTATTCGTGAAAAAGCTGTTGTGCTCATCTCGGGTGACTTCTTCGACCATTATGATGTAAGCTACTCTTTAATGATAGAGGTAGCCAGGTATCTCAGGCAATTACGTGATAATAATATAGAGGTGGTTGTTGTACCGGGAAACCACGATAATGCTAGAAGCGGTAGAGGTGTGCTCGACCTGTTTAATGAAGCTGGGTTAATCAAGTTAGCCAGGTACGAGGAAATAGGGGGGCACCTATTGCTTTATCCTTTGAGAATAAATGACTATGACTTCTATGGTGTACCGGGTTTCAGGAATCAGGCTGAGTCAAAGTATATTAAGGAAAACCGGGTGAAATTCGTTAAGAAGAATAATGAGAATAATGTAATCATCTTAGCACACGTAAGCGTGGAGTTTGCTGGTTTCAGGCCACGTGATTACAACAGGCAATATGGTATGATAGATGTCGTTGAGAATGAACTGTGGAGGATAATGCCTTCTGGGATAAAATATGTTGCACTAGGCCACATACATATCCCGATACCCCAGGAGAGAAAATTCAAATCCAACATAGCTTACCCCGGGGCACCAATAGGCATGAATATTGAGGACTTAAGGGAAACAGCACTACTTGAGAGGAAAGGAGTTAGGAGAAGATTCCTCATGGTAGATTTAGAAGGAGATCTTCCCTTGGTAGAAGCCGTAGAGCTGGAATCATCCCCGAAGATAATGTATGAGAAGGCCTCGTATATTAGTATTGATGAATTAAGGAAGCACATATCAAGTATTGTTAAAGACGGAGCAGATTACCATGGATTCATATTCGAGGCTAAGGTTGAAGGATTAAAGGATGAACAGGTAAACGAGCTACGTTCCTTTATTCAGGAGATCCAGCGGAGCTATAATAAGCTGGTATACTTAAGACTCCCTGAAGTCAGCGGCGTTGAAAACGTTTTCGCAGGCTACGACATCCATCAAGTAGATACAGGTAGTTTATCAATAGAGGAGATTGAAGAGAAAATCCTCAACGAGTACGCTGGAAAACTAGGCTTAAGGATCCCCATTGAGAAAATCAAGGAGATCCTGAGGCTACTCTACGAAGAAAAAGGTGAAAGGGGTAGATACTATTATAAGGAACTCTATGAGAAAATCAAGAGTATTCTCCAGGAATCCTATAAGGGGGGCTGA
- a CDS encoding ATP-binding protein: MPIKIGFIYELEGNTIRVALTSQDYNPGLGDLLYVKEGDRTIILQTVSYEGRIPITPASIRAPSQNVLTDISKEMGVLASLFLEISSINNKPTLLKPRRPPRLMQPVFLLDPSDTEALEILKTLSELTSEKKDDTSTIAYLRAGTTWYGGSKYVREAGFKVSLKNMLRKHVIIIGQTGSGKTSGLKGLLIRYALESQEKVGWLIIDRHGEYTEGYSSGKGFIWYMNTALRNNKWLSNVEIKAIRLTTSIDANKDKSYHHETFSLVESPLNASSIELKEFMALLERRMGIEMTGMLEEFADIISNIFYELGKSGDEIARKISSVFISTDNEPNGNLIALIPLLYANMVVYERGAQGKDRKGLFKMLIDRGIYTHHIRIIRRNILNIMGWKIRREKITDTSTMSKKSIYIDVIDDSNSIVKVNQLLKDPVSLAVVLVKFLGKLSELGEPGDFNYPWKSIVSIHGVKSDSVGEPGAVFTSEPGMNIDEIINTIENGNIVILDVSQLSNEQADLIALTISRKIFENRLMAGVEESARKPVVVIVSEEAPLYLSPDKVENPFNPFARIAREGRKFNVGLIAITQLASMIEKQILGNFNTLIVLRTKSRSDIELLKDIGVPSETLPFLNDREGYLYTPDLPIKEPLPVYIPAWFEHEDDIRRIEEKPGEPDKGKSSKEDLKSILL, translated from the coding sequence ATGCCCATTAAGATAGGATTTATATATGAATTGGAGGGTAATACTATCAGGGTGGCCCTTACATCTCAAGATTATAATCCAGGACTAGGCGACCTATTATATGTTAAAGAAGGAGACAGGACAATCATACTTCAAACAGTAAGCTACGAGGGAAGGATACCTATAACCCCTGCAAGTATACGGGCTCCAAGTCAAAACGTTTTAACCGATATATCCAAGGAGATGGGGGTTCTCGCATCACTGTTCCTTGAGATATCCAGTATCAACAATAAGCCGACTCTACTAAAGCCGAGAAGGCCACCTAGATTAATGCAACCCGTATTTCTCCTGGATCCCAGTGACACCGAAGCCCTTGAGATACTGAAGACCCTCAGCGAGCTTACAAGCGAGAAAAAAGACGATACATCAACCATAGCATACCTAAGAGCTGGCACTACCTGGTATGGCGGATCAAAGTATGTTAGGGAGGCCGGGTTCAAGGTAAGCCTGAAGAATATGCTAAGAAAACACGTTATTATAATTGGTCAAACCGGTTCAGGTAAAACCTCCGGCCTGAAAGGATTACTCATTAGATACGCGTTGGAGTCCCAGGAGAAAGTAGGATGGCTTATAATAGATAGGCATGGAGAATATACTGAGGGATATAGTAGTGGAAAAGGCTTCATATGGTATATGAATACGGCTTTGCGCAACAATAAATGGCTTTCCAACGTGGAAATTAAGGCGATTCGATTAACAACCAGCATAGACGCCAATAAAGATAAAAGCTATCACCATGAAACATTCAGCCTTGTTGAGTCACCATTAAACGCCAGCAGTATAGAGCTTAAAGAATTCATGGCTCTGCTTGAGAGACGTATGGGGATAGAAATGACTGGGATGCTCGAGGAGTTCGCCGACATAATATCTAATATCTTCTATGAATTAGGGAAAAGCGGTGATGAAATAGCGAGGAAAATAAGTAGTGTATTCATAAGTACGGATAACGAGCCGAATGGAAACTTAATTGCTCTCATACCACTACTCTACGCTAACATGGTGGTATATGAGAGGGGAGCCCAGGGAAAAGATAGGAAGGGTCTCTTTAAAATGCTTATCGATAGAGGCATATATACCCATCACATCAGGATCATTAGAAGAAACATCCTGAATATAATGGGATGGAAGATCAGGCGAGAGAAGATCACTGATACAAGCACTATGAGTAAGAAGAGCATCTATATAGATGTGATAGATGATTCAAATAGTATTGTAAAAGTTAACCAGTTATTGAAAGATCCTGTATCGCTTGCAGTGGTACTTGTGAAATTCCTTGGAAAACTTAGTGAACTCGGTGAACCAGGAGACTTTAATTATCCCTGGAAAAGCATTGTATCCATACATGGTGTTAAATCTGATAGTGTTGGTGAACCCGGGGCAGTGTTTACTAGTGAACCAGGGATGAACATAGATGAAATCATTAACACCATCGAAAACGGGAACATAGTCATCCTGGATGTCTCGCAACTTAGTAATGAACAAGCAGACTTAATTGCTCTAACCATCTCAAGGAAGATCTTCGAGAACAGGTTGATGGCTGGTGTTGAAGAGTCGGCAAGAAAACCCGTTGTGGTCATAGTCTCTGAGGAAGCCCCCCTCTATTTAAGCCCTGATAAGGTTGAAAACCCATTCAACCCCTTTGCCAGGATAGCCAGGGAAGGCCGTAAGTTCAACGTTGGCCTTATAGCTATAACGCAACTTGCCAGTATGATCGAGAAGCAGATACTAGGCAACTTCAACACCCTAATAGTATTAAGGACCAAGAGTAGAAGCGATATTGAATTACTAAAGGATATAGGAGTACCATCTGAAACCCTCCCATTCCTCAATGATAGAGAGGGATATCTCTATACGCCGGATCTCCCCATTAAAGAACCATTACCAGTATATATACCAGCGTGGTTTGAGCATGAAGATGATATAAGGAGAATAGAGGAGAAACCCGGTGAACCGGATAAGGGTAAATCCAGCAAGGAGGATCTAAAAAGTATTCTCCTGTGA